A region of the Gemmatimonadaceae bacterium genome:
GCGAGCTGGATCAGCGCGCGCATGTCGGTGCCGGTGGGGCGCACGAGGACGGGCACGCGCGCCGGCATGGCGGTGGAGGACACTTGGCTCGGCATGGTGGCTAAACTGTAACCAGTCCGCCGTGATTTCCCCGACTGCCGCGAGCCATGCCACCACGCGCACCCGCCGCCACCGCCGCCACCAGCCTGATCGGGCTCGTGACCGGGCCGGCGCGTGCGCGGCGGTGGTGGGTGCGCGTCCTGGTGCGACTCACCGGCGGGAGCCTCGGCTTGCTGGTGGTGGTGCTGGCCGTGCTGGCCTACCTGGTGACGCTGCGCCCCGACGTGCCGGCGGCGCGTCGCCTGGCGCGCACCGAGCTGCAGGTGATGCTCGAGCCCACCGAGCGAGTGCATGCGGCGGCGTGGGCGCGCCGGCGCGAGTGGTGGGATGGATTCCGCGAGACCTACGGGATCCTCGCACTGACCGATCGCCGCATGCTCTTCGTCGGCATCCCGCCGCGGGAGCTGGTCACGCCGGAGCGCGGTCCACAGCAGTTCGTGGTGCTGCAGGTGGGGCGCGACGCCTC
Encoded here:
- a CDS encoding LysM peptidoglycan-binding domain-containing protein, whose protein sequence is MPPRAPAATAATSLIGLVTGPARARRWWVRVLVRLTGGSLGLLVVVLAVLAYLVTLRPDVPAARRLARTELQVMLEPTERVHAAAWARRREWWDGFRETYGILALTDRRMLFVGIPPRELVTPERGPQQFVVLQVGRDASLRAVRERVDFGTATGVRILNDRRAYRFASTDAAGVDSILADVTRGVRSEASSEELARRTRSYEDVVGRQAVWHVVAAGDALASVASRYGTTEARIAALNNLTSTTIRIGQRLLVKPAR